The genomic region CTGCTCAGAGCCTGTGGATGCTGGCTTCCAGGAAAAACCACTTTTACAGGGAATAAGGAAGCAACAACATTCCAGAATCTGAGTCAAACAAAGAGGGAAGAGGATCCTTCAGTCAGCTTAGAGCAGAGTAAGAGTCAGCCTTGAGAATTCTGGAAAGCTGAGGAGGGAGCAAGAGACATGACTAGGGTGGAGAAGCAGCTCCTCAGAGGAGAGCCCCTTTGCCAAGCAGCTGGATCTTCCCTGGAATAATCGTCCAAATCTTGATAGATGAAACTCTGAGCCTCCAAACCCCTCACAGGTAACATAGCACCAAAGTTGCAGCACCAGCCTTGAACCTGAGAAAAACTGCCCTGAATTTGGAGGAGGCTCTCCCTGGGACCAGTTTCTCCAAAGGACTCTGTCACAGCCTGCTAGAACACAGCCCTTTGAAGTTCAACACCTCAGAAGAGTCAGCTGCTAGGCTGACTGGCCTTCCTTCACCTTCTTGTGTTTCAATAATTGACAAGGCAGTAACACAAGCGAGTGTGCTGGCAGAGAGGTCGAGggcctgcccagggctgggctgccacATGTCAGTTTAAaagctgtgccacagctctgTGACAATGGACAAGTTACCTCAGGCTGTTAGGAAAGGAAactaaaaattgcatttaaaatactaatGGCTGTACATTGTCTTGAGAAACCTGGAATTTAGCAACAGTGCACGAGACAGAAGGGCTGCATTCACAGGCACCAGTGCCAGCCTGAGCACGCATAGACCACAGGGAGAGCTGGCCAGAGCCACAGCGAGCGGCGGAAGCACTGTGGCCTGACTTGACGTGCAGTGCCCCAGGGCCTGCGTGTGGCAGCATCAGTAACTGTGTTCGTCCCTCTCCTTGTTCTGAGATGGGAACTCACTCTAGCCAGGCTTTTGCTTCAGCTTCCCCCAGCATCAGGCCTGGTAGATCCTCAGTTGTGGTGCTTGGTGTGGGGAGCAGCGGAGGTTgggtagggagggctgaggCACTGAACAGTTTGCTAAAGTAGAGAGAGGCAGAGCCGGTGCCTGGGAGCCACAGCACTGAGCTCCCTTCCCCTCCGTTTTCCCAGCAGTCAAGTGAAGATTTTTTGAGGTGCAGCTGTCTCCAGCTGCCTCAGGCCCAGAGGCACGTTCTCTTTGTTCTCTGGCCCAGCCTGCTGGGGTCGCTTTCGGAAGTAGCAGGCTCGGCACACGGAGTGGTACTTGTCAGCTCCTCCAATCACTTCAACCTGGCAGAGAAATTTGGAGAGTGACTGTGGAGCCCAGCTCCCCAGAGGGAGCCTCTGTACCAGCAGGACTGGCAAGGTGAAAGAGTTTCTGTTCCAAGGGGACTCACCTCCcgctctgctcccagcctctTGGTGTAGGAGGCCTCCCGGAAGCACTCCATGCACACAGCGTTCAGCTTCACCACGCTCTCTGCCAGTGGCACCAGGTTCAGGATGCTCCCAAAGGCCTGTGCAAGACAGCAAGAAGATGTTGCTGGGTGGGTTCCACGAGGGtcccaaagcagctgctgtacCAAAATGACTGTTTTACCTTTCTCTGGAAAGTCCCATCCAGAGCAGCAACAATGACGGTTTTCCCAGCATTGGCCATTGTCTCACAGAACTCCACAATGTCTGGGAACTGGAGGGGGTACAGGCACAACATAAAGAGGGATGGAGGGCAGCACTTGGCTCCAGATCCCACAGCGCATGCCcagacagcagcaccaggaacaAGGAAAATCAGAGCCATGTGCCCCGTCTGTGAAATGAGCTCCAGTCCCACCGTCCTCTGTCTGCAGGGACTATAGGGAAGGAGAGTTTGACTACAAGCACAGGCTACATGGATCAAACTGCCCCAGGGCATTACTTCCCACCCCCTCCTGCAAAGGACACAGACCTTGGTCTGCATAGGGTGTACGGAGGATTCTGTGTCCCGCAGAGCCCAGCCAACACACCCCAGCCATGCACTTACGAACTGTCCCTCATCGATGCCGATGACGGCAGCACCCAGCGCCTCCTGGTAAACGTCCTGGAGGAGCCCAG from Corvus moneduloides isolate bCorMon1 chromosome 19, bCorMon1.pri, whole genome shotgun sequence harbors:
- the TK1 gene encoding thymidine kinase, cytosolic, producing MNCLTVPGVHPGSPSRPRGQIQVIFGPMFSGKSTELMRRVRRFQLAQYRCLLVKYAKDTRYSSSGVSTHDKSTMEALPAGLLQDVYQEALGAAVIGIDEGQFFPDIVEFCETMANAGKTVIVAALDGTFQRKAFGSILNLVPLAESVVKLNAVCMECFREASYTKRLGAEREVEVIGGADKYHSVCRACYFRKRPQQAGPENKENVPLGLRQLETAAPQKIFT